From Streptomyces sp. NBC_00775, one genomic window encodes:
- the hemG gene encoding protoporphyrinogen oxidase: MREEETRTGTGHVVVIGGGIAGLAAAHRLLGRGARVTVLEASDRVGGKLLPGEIEGARVDLGAESMLARRPEAVALAHEVGLADRLQPPATATAFLWTRGALRPMPKGHVMGVPGTASALSGILSDEGLHRIERDADLPRTEVGDDVAVGEYVAARLGREVVDRLVEPLLGGVYAGDAYRISLRLAVPQLFAAARTHTSLTEAVREIQAKAAAAQQTGPVFMGIEGGVGQLPLTVAESVRARGGEIVTGAPVTELRRAGGGAGWQVVAAGRALRADAVVLALPAPAAATLLRAEAPAAATELAAVEYASMALVTLAYRRGDISLPEGSGFLVPPVDGHTIKASTFASQKWGWIAEENPGLLVLRTSVGRYGETEILGREDADLVKVSRHDLREATGLAAEPLATRVTRWDDGLPQYPVGHHARVARIREHVGKLPGLAVCGAAYDGVGIPACIASAYAAVDQLGGDGTGLDALRANPVQSLHGGAGE, translated from the coding sequence ATGCGCGAAGAGGAGACTCGTACGGGTACGGGACACGTCGTGGTCATCGGGGGCGGGATCGCCGGTCTGGCCGCCGCTCACCGATTGCTGGGCCGCGGCGCGCGCGTGACCGTCCTGGAGGCGTCGGACCGCGTCGGCGGCAAACTGCTGCCCGGCGAGATCGAGGGCGCGCGGGTCGACCTCGGCGCCGAGTCGATGCTCGCGCGCCGCCCCGAGGCGGTGGCCCTCGCCCACGAGGTCGGCCTCGCCGACCGCCTCCAGCCGCCCGCCACGGCGACGGCCTTCCTGTGGACCCGCGGCGCGCTGCGCCCGATGCCCAAGGGCCATGTCATGGGCGTCCCCGGCACCGCCTCCGCCCTCTCCGGGATCCTCTCCGACGAGGGCCTGCACCGCATCGAGCGCGACGCCGACCTGCCCCGCACGGAGGTGGGCGACGACGTGGCGGTGGGGGAGTACGTGGCGGCCCGCCTCGGCCGCGAGGTCGTCGACCGCCTGGTCGAGCCCCTCCTCGGCGGTGTCTACGCGGGCGACGCGTACCGCATCTCCCTGCGCCTGGCCGTCCCCCAGCTCTTCGCGGCAGCCCGCACCCACACCTCCCTGACGGAGGCGGTCCGCGAGATCCAGGCGAAGGCGGCGGCGGCCCAGCAGACCGGCCCGGTGTTCATGGGCATCGAGGGCGGTGTCGGTCAACTGCCGCTGACGGTGGCCGAATCGGTCCGCGCGCGGGGCGGCGAGATCGTCACCGGCGCCCCGGTGACAGAGCTGCGCCGCGCCGGCGGGGGTGCCGGCTGGCAGGTCGTCGCCGCAGGCCGAGCGCTCCGCGCGGACGCCGTCGTCCTCGCCCTGCCCGCCCCGGCGGCCGCCACGCTGCTGCGCGCCGAGGCACCCGCCGCCGCGACCGAGCTGGCCGCCGTGGAGTACGCCTCCATGGCGCTGGTCACCCTCGCCTACCGGCGCGGCGACATCTCCCTCCCCGAAGGGAGCGGTTTCCTGGTGCCGCCCGTCGACGGGCACACCATCAAGGCGTCGACCTTCGCCTCCCAGAAGTGGGGCTGGATCGCCGAGGAGAACCCCGGCCTGCTCGTCCTGCGTACATCCGTCGGGCGGTACGGCGAGACGGAGATCCTCGGCCGGGAGGACGCCGACCTCGTGAAGGTGTCCCGGCACGACCTGCGGGAAGCGACCGGCCTGGCCGCCGAGCCCCTCGCGACCCGGGTGACACGGTGGGACGACGGGCTGCCGCAGTACCCCGTCGGGCACCACGCGCGCGTGGCCCGCATCCGCGAACACGTCGGCAAGCTCCCGGGCCTCGCCGTGTGCGGCGCCGCGTACGACGGGGTCGGCATCCCCGCGTGCATCGCGAGCGCGTACGCCGCGGTCGACCAGCTCGGCGGCGACGGCACAGGCCTGGACGCGCTGAGGGCGAACCCGGTGCAGAGCCTGCACGGCGGAGCGGGAGAATAG
- a CDS encoding DUF4349 domain-containing protein, whose amino-acid sequence MRTRNSARSVRPVQVLAGMLLAAALALTGCSGANDSASSSDAGGAADKAAAQDAGKADPGAAGSSRANGSKATAPPKLTASHIIRTASLTVQVKDVPKALDDTRTTAENAGGYVGNETTTRDGKGHERTRVVLRVPTERYDEVLADLEGAGKVIERTAKAQDVTDQVVDVDSRIKSQRASVARVRELMDRATKLSDVVTLEGELSSRESDLEALLAQQASLKDRTSLATITLSLSETPVKKAEKKDDDPGFVDAVTGGWNAFVTMLRWIAMALGAILPFAAGAALLVLLWVRLVLPRLSRRTAPATAPVPATTGSLPTAPPVSAEGGEED is encoded by the coding sequence ATGCGCACACGAAACTCCGCACGCTCCGTACGGCCCGTCCAGGTCCTGGCGGGGATGCTCCTCGCCGCCGCCCTGGCGCTGACGGGCTGCAGCGGTGCCAACGACAGCGCGAGCAGCAGCGACGCCGGCGGCGCTGCCGACAAGGCGGCCGCCCAGGACGCCGGGAAGGCCGACCCCGGCGCCGCGGGCAGCAGTCGGGCGAACGGCTCCAAGGCCACCGCTCCGCCGAAGCTGACCGCGAGCCACATCATCCGCACCGCCTCCCTGACCGTGCAGGTCAAGGACGTGCCCAAGGCCCTGGACGACACCCGCACCACGGCCGAGAACGCGGGCGGCTACGTCGGCAACGAGACCACCACCCGCGACGGGAAGGGCCACGAGCGCACGCGCGTCGTGCTGCGCGTGCCCACCGAGCGGTACGACGAGGTACTCGCCGACCTGGAGGGCGCGGGCAAGGTCATCGAGCGGACGGCCAAGGCACAGGACGTCACCGACCAGGTCGTGGACGTGGACAGCCGCATCAAGTCGCAGCGCGCCAGCGTGGCCCGGGTCCGCGAACTCATGGACCGGGCGACCAAGCTCAGCGATGTGGTCACCCTGGAAGGCGAGCTGAGCAGCCGTGAGTCCGACCTGGAGGCGCTGCTCGCCCAGCAGGCGTCCCTGAAGGACCGCACCAGCCTGGCCACCATCACGCTCTCGCTGTCCGAGACCCCGGTGAAGAAGGCCGAGAAGAAGGACGACGACCCGGGCTTCGTGGACGCGGTCACGGGCGGCTGGAACGCCTTCGTCACGATGCTGCGCTGGATCGCCATGGCGCTCGGCGCGATCCTCCCGTTCGCGGCGGGCGCGGCACTGCTCGTGCTGCTGTGGGTACGTCTGGTACTGCCCCGCCTCTCGCGTCGCACAGCACCGGCGACGGCTCCCGTTCCGGCGACGACGGGCTCGCTGCCCACGGCTCCGCCGGTGTCCGCAGAGGGTGGTGAGGAGGACTGA